In Daucus carota subsp. sativus chromosome 4, DH1 v3.0, whole genome shotgun sequence, one DNA window encodes the following:
- the LOC108218757 gene encoding zinc finger BED domain-containing protein DAYSLEEPER, with amino-acid sequence MEASAENNHQLVSVETQPDDAEMHTVSVELQPTSDELQSNGVELQTNGVELQTTNVEMQPASLEMQPTNLEMEPANIEMQTASLEIPPAHLEMQLTNFEMHSPNMEIQEAGLELQPGSNVDMQMPLGIETQPPSKRRKKKSIVWEHFTIENVGAGCRRACCKQCKQSFAYSTGSKVAGTSHLKRHIAKGTCPVVLRNQENSQLSPYSAPSKVGGPGRLNDAPKRRYRTASVPYFAFDSDRCRHEIARMIIMHNYPLHIVEHPGFIAFVKNLQPRFDMVSFNTVQGDCVATYLREKQTLQRLLEGIPGRICLTLDLWTSSQTVGYVFVTGQFIDSEWKMHRKILNVIMEPYPESDSAFSHSVAACLSDWNMDGRLISLTINQSLTDAAVDNLKALLSVKNPNLLGGQLLLGNCLARSFSSIAQEALRGAQETVKKVRNSVKYVKTSESHEEKFLELKQQLQVPSAKSLALDDQTQWNTTYEMLLGASELKEVFSCLDTSDPDYKEAPSMEDWKLVETLTTYLKLLFDTATLLTTPVIPTTDTFFHEIWKIQLELARAASIEDPIISSITRPLQANFDKYWKSCCLILAIAVVMDPRFKMKLVEFSFNKIYGDEAAAYIKSVEDGIHELFNEYVQLPLPLTPTYVDEINGASIKQEDGGPFPSSNGLGLTDFDVYIMESTSQQSKSELDQYLEESLLPRVHEFDVIGWWKLNKSKYPTLSKMARDMLSVPVSTVGPDLVFDTVGKEMDRYRCSLRPETVEALICAKDWLQRDMAEALTVPIKMDFPI; translated from the coding sequence ATGGAAGCATCCGCGGAAAATAATCATCAGCTTGTCTCTGTAGAGACACAGCCAGATGATGCTGAAATGCATACTGTCAGTGTAGAACTGCAGCCAACCAGTGATGAACTGCAGTCAAACGGTGTAGAACTGCAGACGAATGGTGTTGAACTGCAGACGACCAATGTAGAGATGCAACCTGCTAGTTTAGAGATGCAACCGACCAATTTAGAGATGGAACCAGCTAATATAGAAATGCAAACTGCTAGTTTAGAGATACCACCAGCCCATTTAGAGATGCAACTGACAAATTTTGAAATGCACTCACCAAATATGGAAATTCAGGAAGCTGGTCTAGAATTACAGCCAGGCAGCAATGTAGACATGCAAATGCCCCTTGGCATTGAAACACAGCCTCCTAGTAAACGCaggaagaagaagtcaattgtTTGGGAGCACTTCACCATCGAGAATGTTGGTGCTGGATGCAGAAGGGCTTGCTGTAAGCAATGCAAGCAATCGTTTGCATATAGTACAGGTTCTAAAGTGGCAGGAACCAGCCACCTCAAACGCCATATTGCCAAAGGAACCTGCCCTGTTGTTCTTCGCAATCAGGAGAATTCTCAGTTATCCCCCTACAGTGCACCTTCTAAGGTCGGCGGGCCTGGACGGCTTAATGATGCACCGAAACGCCGATACAGAACTGCTAGTGTGCCTTACTTTGCATTTGACTCGGATCGCTGTCGTCATGAGATTGCTAGGATGATAATCATGCATAACTATCCCCTTCACATTGTCGAACATCCAGGCTTTATTGCTTTTGTCAAGAATCTTCAGCCTCGGTTCGATATGGTGAGCTTCAACACAGTTCAAGGAGATTGTGTGGCAACTTATCTTAGAGAAAAGCAAACCCTGCAGAGATTGCTTGAAGGAATTCCCGGGCGTATCTGCCTGACACTTGACCTGTGGACTTCTTCCCAAACCGTAGGCTATGTTTTTGTTACAGGGCAATTTATTGATAGTGAATGGAAGATGCACAGAAAGATTCTTAATGTTATTATGGAACCATATCCTGAATCGGATTCTGCTTTTAGCCATTCTGTTGCTGCTTGTCTTTCTGACTGGAATATGGATGGTCGATTAATTTCCCTCACCATTAACCAGTCGTTGACAGATGCTGCAGTGGATAACCTAAAAGCTCTGCTTTCAGTCAAGAATCCTAATCTGCTTGGTGGTCAGTTACTATTGGGGAATTGTCTCGCCCGTTCTTTTAGTAGTATAGCGCAGGAAGCACTGAGGGGTGCACAAGAGACTGTTAAGAAAGTTAGGAACAGTGTCAAGTATGTTAAAACCTCTGAATCCCATGAAGAGAAATTTCTTGAGCTCAAGCAACAACTTCAAGTCCCCAGTGCAAAGAGCCTAGCTTTGGATGACCAGACACAATGGAACACAACATATGAAATGTTGTTGGGTGCTTCAGAGTTGAAGGAAGTCTTTTCTTGCCTGGATACTTCTGATCCGGATTACAAGGAAGCTCCATCTATGGAAGACTGGAAACTGGTCGAGACTCTAACTACCTACCTGAAACTACTGTTTGACACAGCAACACTCTTAACTACTCCTGTCATCCCAACCACAGACACGTTCTTTCATGAAATTTGGAAGATTCAACTGGAGCTGGCTCGTGCCGCCTCAATTGAGGACCCGATCATCAGCAGCATTACCAGGCCATTGCAAgcaaattttgataaatactggAAAAGCTGTTGCCTGATTCTGGCAATTGCTGTAGTCATGGATCCCCGATTCAAGATGAAGCTTGTTGAATTcagtttcaataaaatatacGGGGATGAAGCTGCCGCATACATCAAGTCAGTCGAGGATGGAATTCACGAGCTCTTCAATGAGTATGTGCAACTTCCATTGCCTCTCACTCCGACTTATGTGGATGAAATAAATGGGGCAAGCATTAAGCAAGAAGATGGAGGACCTTTTCCATCGAGCAATGGACTTGGGCTAACCGATTTTGATGTATATATCATGGAGTCTACCAGCCAGCAGTCAAAATCAGAGCTGGATCAGTACTTGGAGGAGTCATTGTTGCCCCGGGTTCACGAGTTTGACGTAATAGGCTGGTGGAAACTAAACAAGAGCAAGTACCCTACTCTTTCAAAGATGGCTCGTGATATGTTATCAGTTCCAGTGTCTACTGTGGGACCTGATCTGGTATTTGACACTGTTGGGAAAGAGATGGATCGATACAGGTGCTCCTTGCGTCCGGAGACAGTGGAAGCCCTCATTTGTGCAAAGGACTGGCTGCAGCGCGACATGGCAGAAGCACTAACTGTTCCAATCAAAATGGATTTTCCAATATAG